CGATCCAACCACTTCGGCAGACCCCACGCGCGATCTCCGAGCAAGGCGATAATCGCCGGAACCACCAGCATGCGGATGATGAAGGCGTCGAACAGGATCGCGACCGCGAGGGAGAACCCGAGCATCTTGGCTGTCGTGTCCGGCGACAGCATGAACGCGGCGAACACGCTGATCATGATGATCGCCGCCGACGTCACCACCCGGGCGCCGTGCCGGTACCCGGCGACGATGGCGTCCTTCGCCGACATGCCGTGGATGTATTCCTCGCGCATTCGTGTCACCAGGAACACCTGGTAGTCCATCGCGAGCCCGAACACCACGCCGATCAGGAAGATCGGCAGGAACGACAGGATCGGCTTGGGGTTGTCGATGAGGCCGAACGTCCCTTCCTGGAAGATCGCGACGGTCACGCCGAACGTCGCCAGGACCGAGAAGATGAACCCGACCGTGCCGATCAACGGCACCCAGATGGACCGGAAGACCCCGATCATGATCAGGAACGCCAGCCCGACGACGACCACGAGGTACGGGATCAGCGCCTTGTCCAGCTTGGCCGAGAGATCCGACATGATCGCGGTCTGCCCGCCGACGTGGAGCTGGGCCCCAGCGGCCTCCGCCGTGGAGGTGTAGGCGCGGATCTCCTCCATCAGGTCATGCGTGGCCCCATCGGATGGTGCACTCGTGGGTGTCACCGAGATCAAGGCGGTGTCCGCCCCGACATTCGGTCGCGCCTGTCCGTTGCCGATCCACGTCAGTGTGGTGGTGTTCGCGACGTCATCGAGGGTCTTGATGTGCGCGACGGTCCGCTCCGCGACGCCGCTGATGTCACCACCGTCGTCGTCGTGCAGCACCACGAGCAACGGACCGTTGATGCCCTCACCGAAGCCGCGTTGCAGCAGCGATTGCGCAGGTGCCTCGTCGTCGCTGGTCAGCGACATCCCGAGTTCCAGCTTCGTCATCGGGATGGCGGCCATGACCAGAACGGCCAGTCCGGCGATGATGAACGGCAACGGCCGCTTGACGACCGTCCGACCGACCTTGACGCCCAGGGTGTCCGCGGTGTCCGACTCCTCGGCGTGTTTGATCCACGGAATCCGCGGCAGGAAGGCGAAACGTCCGACCGCGCCGAGCAACGCCGGAATGAGGGTCAGCGCGGCGAGGACGGCGACGGCGACGGCCACCGCCGCACCCATGCCCATCTGGGTGATGAGCGGGATGCCGATCACCATCAGGGCCGCCACGGCGATGATGACCGTCAGACCGGCGAACACGACCGCCGAACCAGCCGTTCCCACGGCACGTCCGATCGCATCCGCCGGACTACCACCCCGCCGTCGTTCGGTCCGGAAGCGCGAGACGATGAACAACGCGTAGTCGATCGAGACCGCGATGCCGAGCATGGTCACGATGCCGGTGGCCGTCTCGTTGATGCTGAGGAACTCCGCCGAGAGCGTGAGCAACATGATCGTGAGCATCACGCCGACCAGTCCGGTGACGAGCGGGATGAAGGCGGCCACGATCGCACCGAACGCGACGATCATCACCACGAACGCCACGGCGAAACCGATCAGCTCGGCCGTGCCGCCGGCCTCCATCACCTGCATCAGCGAACCGGTGGCCTCCACCTGGAGTCCGCCGGCGCGGTGATCGGCGAGCAACTCCGTCAGTTCCTCTTTCTGGTCGACGGTGAGGTCCATGATCTCGACGTTCTGGCGGATCTGGATCAGACCGACCTTCCCGTCGTCGCCGACCACCGAGGACGCGAGCGCCGGCTGCGCCCGAGCAACCGTCAGCGGGTTGACCACGGTTGCCGCGTCGGTCAGTTCGGGAAGTTTCTGCAGGTCGGAGACGAGTGCGTCGATCTGCGCCGAGTGCGCGGCCAGCCCGTCGTCGGCGGCCACCAGCACACTGGTCGACGCCTGCGACTGCTGCTTCATCACATCGGGGAAATACTCCTCGACCTGCGACGTCGCGGTTCCGGAATCGGTCCCGGGCAGACTGAAGTCCTTCGCGAACTTGGGGCTCAACGCGCCGACCAGGCCCGAAACCGTGAGAGCGGCCAGCAACCAGACCGCGATCACCCACCACTTGTGCCGGAAGGAGAACCTCCCGACCCGAAACAAGAACGACGC
This sequence is a window from Gordonia insulae. Protein-coding genes within it:
- a CDS encoding MMPL family transporter, producing MASFLFRVGRFSFRHKWWVIAVWLLAALTVSGLVGALSPKFAKDFSLPGTDSGTATSQVEEYFPDVMKQQSQASTSVLVAADDGLAAHSAQIDALVSDLQKLPELTDAATVVNPLTVARAQPALASSVVGDDGKVGLIQIRQNVEIMDLTVDQKEELTELLADHRAGGLQVEATGSLMQVMEAGGTAELIGFAVAFVVMIVAFGAIVAAFIPLVTGLVGVMLTIMLLTLSAEFLSINETATGIVTMLGIAVSIDYALFIVSRFRTERRRGGSPADAIGRAVGTAGSAVVFAGLTVIIAVAALMVIGIPLITQMGMGAAVAVAVAVLAALTLIPALLGAVGRFAFLPRIPWIKHAEESDTADTLGVKVGRTVVKRPLPFIIAGLAVLVMAAIPMTKLELGMSLTSDDEAPAQSLLQRGFGEGINGPLLVVLHDDDGGDISGVAERTVAHIKTLDDVANTTTLTWIGNGQARPNVGADTALISVTPTSAPSDGATHDLMEEIRAYTSTAEAAGAQLHVGGQTAIMSDLSAKLDKALIPYLVVVVGLAFLIMIGVFRSIWVPLIGTVGFIFSVLATFGVTVAIFQEGTFGLIDNPKPILSFLPIFLIGVVFGLAMDYQVFLVTRMREEYIHGMSAKDAIVAGYRHGARVVTSAAIIMISVFAAFMLSPDTTAKMLGFSLAVAILFDAFIIRMLVVPAIIALLGDRAWGLPKWLDRVVVNFDIEGGAVRDRGLPASDHESTPREPVGSTS